A segment of the Necator americanus strain Aroian chromosome IV, whole genome shotgun sequence genome:
CTTTATTAAAACTTattaactttatttatttattaaagtgctaatactttattctttactaACATGAgcatttttgctgatttttagTAACTCTTCAATTTCGATGTATGGATTTTTAGTGATatgagttgagaaaaaaattgtgggtAGGTCTTATAAAGAGGATGACCGACTTGTTGCGTACGTCCTTGATCGGGGACTGCCCTTCAGGGCTGTCAAACATCCATACATCGAAATTGAAAAGTTACGGCAATTATGTGaatggatttatttttatttttatttcttatttttctgacCTTCAAATTAGTACCTGCCTTCGAAGACATAAAAGATTTCCTTGATTTCCGATTATACGGGTTTCAAAATGAAGCGTAGACTTAGAAAAGCATCGTTGTACTCAGTATCGCTCAACAAAGTATTCGTTctcgcaaaaaataaaattcctaTGTAATAcacaaaattagaatttttcccaAACTGCCTTTGAACTGGATGGAACCGGGCAATTCTGCCAAAATTCTTCTCCTAAAAATACGCTAGAAAATATCCAGAAGTAGtgagaagtttttgaaaggaacGAATGAAATCGGATCCTCAAGCTTTTATGGGAAAGCTCAGAGAGTAtggatccttttttcttgcggCCGAGATTATTCGGTTTCCTCTATTGGGAACTTCTTagatatttcttctttcaatgaataaaattgttgAGACGTTTAAAATaactaattttttctaattttgatttaacgaatttttttttaatttaatttttagattttgatttgacgaatctttttaaattttgatttaataatttttttttttaaattttgaaaaattttacagTGAGTGAGTCGTGCGCTAACAGGAACAACAAATAGGGCCGTGTTGAATTGAATTCGATAAAATCCACTTTAAAATGCATATGCGGATTTTGAGGGTGGCAAGATGAGAAGTCAGCTGTCTTCGAGAGGAAGCGATTACATGCACTTAAATTTTACCCGATCCAACAACATTTAACTGCGTCTCTTGGATTTCCACAATTATTCGCAATCCTCTCTCACTCACTCTCACTCtctatgtgtatatgtgtgtattgCGCGGTTGTTGTGTTACACAAAAACTGATGATGGGGGGAAAAATCAGTGGCAACGTAATACGTTTGCGTCTGTTCGCCGGCATCGATCCCTCCGGAATTTTTGTTCACATTCATGAAAATCGCCGGTCTTTTCGGCTACCGGCACACTAACCGGAAATAATTGTTTAGAGTTTAACAATTGAAAATTGCAGCAACGAAAATTCAAagctttcaatttttaaaaaaatgtcaattACGTATAGAATTGTAGCAGCGATTAAAGTAAAGACTTAGAGGAATTACGCCAGCCGCCTGTTGCAAAATGTCCTTTTCGTGAAAAGTCGGAGCCACATGTACCTCAGCACGCAACAGATGaaatttttagtgttttcgGAGTAGCCCCGAGTCAACTTTATTGCTATCGCTATAATTTAATCCGCTTGATTTAACTACATctaatttacaaaatttaatttctcaaaaaaggaTAGATGGAGAAACAACtacatcaaatttcaaaaaaaaaatcaaaaaatgtagAACAATTCACCAggtttctgcagaaaaattcctattttttgtcCAACTCCGAACAGTGCACTCTTCAGTGCATAATTAGGAAAAACAAGGAGAATTCCTAGATCCTCAGTgtaactttcgaaaaaaaaatccacggaTCACATTCTCCACGGCCTCAAAGTTCCTAGCaaacggggaaaaaagaacaaatgcGGTGAAAcggaaaatttgagaagagaagaaagaattgaACTTTGTACGTGGCTCAGGATATTTGTTAGGATAAATCGTGTATTTTTCAATtataaaaattgatttcttatttgaaatttgagatATTCTGGAAAAACGATCAATTCAGGAATCATTTATGGAATAGCAAATAGTTACATGGGTCAAGGTAGTTACAAATGATTTCGGATCAAGAATACTTGACATTTTTCGATTAGCCAATCAATAAAGGTGAAAGATTTgaataacttcttttttttaatgaagctTACAGAATTATGTACTTACCGTACTGCTTTGCAGATACCAATACGGCAAACATTAACACCAATGTCGAGGTGTATAAATAGTGTAGTCGATCAACGAAGTCGTCATCTACTCTGTAAAATAAATTGCAAAGGCGGatgttttcaggaaattaACACATCAGTGTTATGAACTCCATATACCTGCTGTGGATatatacacaaaaaaagaacttgcaAATTAAGTTCATTGAAATCCGATGTGGAACTCTCAGTCATTACCTCCTTAGTCATTATGGAATTTTACCTTATCCAGAGAAAAATCCAGTGATAGTCATATTTGTTTTCAGGATTTCCCTTTCGATTACATCGATATGATAAAATACTTGTGGTTTTATGAtgcaaatcgaagaaaaagaaaacttgtgATTAATTTGCAAAGGAGAAAGTGGAGAAACCTTTTGTATAattatttcaggattttccTTTCGATTACGCCGATATGATAAAATACTTGTGGTTGCGTGATAAAAatcggagaaaaagaaaagttgtgaTTAATTTTAGGAGAAAGCAGAGAAGCCACTTGCATAATTCcagaaatccacaccacctcaaattcgtcgggttattaaaattataattattagtATTGTTTTGTATTGTAAGCTGATGCGTGAAACATGTAAATCATGCGACAAATCCGAAGAGGGAAATGACAGCTGTTCTTCATCCTATGTCTCtgggttattttttttccatccagCATGCAACGGATTGTTATGTGAGAACATTCTCATTAATGTTAACTGCTTCTGGATATTAGTGAGAGAATTGAAATTGAGTTTGTACACGGATGCACGGATATTTTACATTCGTTCTCTTGCAAGCAAAAACGCAACCACCACATTTATCACTCATGAGGTCTTGCTAATCCGAACACACTTTAGTGcctttcgggaaaaaaaaacctttccagGAATTGATAGTGCTGAATCGAGACCGATATTCCAGTGCAGATTTATCAGCACTGAATTCTTCATACGTGACATACGTGGtctcaaaaagaaacttgAGATTACTGTAGATCGCCGGCGCAAATCACCGGCTGGAGATACTTGTTGAGATTACGGCGATTCGCGCCGCAAATACTGTTACCACCATCATCTGACTACAGTACACCTACAGTAAGTACGGATCCTATAGACCTCGAAAGCTTTTCACTTCACACGTACATGCGAAAAGAGAACACTGCACCACGGTTTACCTTGGTTCTAGAAATCGTAGCGCTGAAGCGAGAAAATGCATTCCTATACGGTATCCTCCAACCATGGTTGAATGGAGGGGGGAATATGTGGATTGTGGGCGGAGCTGCGAAGCTGTCCTTCGACGTCCGGGGAGCGAGCGTGCAGACAGACCGGGGTCCAGCAGCTGATGACAGAGACGCAGAACACTGACAGCAATGGAGAACCCGGTGCCAGCAAAGGAGGACGACGAGGAACAACGACGGAAAGAAGATGTCGCATGGGCAGAAGCTGGATCATCGTTGAGGAGGGTGAAGAGGTTAGTTGACCTCCTTTTGCTcatgctttcattttttccctacCCATAcggctatttttattttttttatgcacGAAATAGTTAGGAAAGCGACGGTTTCGCGTTTCCTTTCAACCAACCCTCACTTATTTCGAACTCATCACTCTTGAGTTCTTCACGTCCGCATTAGAAATCACTTTCGAATGCAACAATTTACGCAGTAGACATAGTTTCACATGAATTTTACACCTATTTCTCTCTCCTACGttactttttttatcttttgttgACGATTTATATCGATTCCCGGCTACGAGTTGAGGCCGTCACGGCTTCACCAGTTCGTAAACAACGGCAAATAACCaccgttattttttttacagaggTAAACTTCGATCATCGAATCATGTGTCAATAAAGGAGGGAAAGTACATCAACTATTATAGCAgctactttttcaatttcataccAAGCAGTTTAAAGTctggtaagttttttttttggcttggaACTGCGattgtttctactttttttctccgatCACTATCGGTCGTTTTACGGTTTTGTTTCATTGATATGTTCCCAAACTGGTTTCCCAAATGTGTTTCGcacatcattttctttctgttgtcCTTTTATTCCAACATTTTATGACCATGCCACCTATAGTTACCAACAGTTTAGTTAAACCCTTTCGAAGAAATGATGAATGTGACACGCTTTCAGTACTGTCAAAAAGTAGTAATtaagttagttttttctttctctttctccgaAAGTCGTCTTCATAGGTCACGCAAATTCCCTGTAATTAAGTTGAGGCAACCATAGACCTCTAATTCCTACGGAACCAGTGAACATCGCTGTACTCTGAGTATACATAATGTGTTCAGTTAAAGCTTAGATACAGTGTCTCAAGTAAATCTTCAAGAATTTGATTTATAGGAGTCTTCTAGAGATGGGAAGTGTATTAAAGTCTATAATATATCAGTATGGGCAAAAAGGTTGAAGGGAAAGGCACTCAGCACTATTCTATCGTTcttagagcacaaaaaccgTTCCGAAGTGTCAAATGCCTTCTCACTTTAGAAGATGATAGCTGACCAATCGACAAGtcatcactggaagtgaatagctgagtcagtTGGGGCCCTAAAACCTTAGGATTGGTCATCGACGATCCATGACATATAGGATAAAGtgactaagagaaaaaaaaggaagatagagccgAAACTAATGCTTTAAGCTTACCAAACTCTCCAACCAAGcttactggaagtgaatagctacgTCATATCAGGTAGAACTTTCAACAAAGCTGAAGATGGGTTAAAAGATGGCTTCTCCGCCATCCGCATTTGACAGTCAAGAACGGTTTTTGTGCTCCAAGAACGATTTTTGCGCTCAAACGTACAGTTTGATTGGAGCAGTGTTGAGTGTCTCTCCCTCCAGTTACCTTTTCGCCATGATATGCTGACGTGTTCGTTTACCTGCATGTGCAAGGAGTAAACGGATCAGtggtgcaaaatttctccaccATTTTGAGCTGTTAAAGttgattaaattttgaacACCAGTTTTTCATACCGTCGCAATGAAGTTTAAGAAATCTACGGTTGTTATCAGTGCTTTCGATGATTCaatttattaaaatatgtGATTATTTCAATGGGTGCTGTTAGCTGTGTTTATGCACCTTCTCAAGGTGGTAGCTAATCCCCGAATTGATCACAAGAGGTACGAGCTACCCTTTCAACGGTCTACAACAAATCGGAAGCGCTCCACCAAGTGGACACGAAATAATGTTGCGAGTATGTTCCGCTCTGTACCTCTCCACGAACGATGCTACTAAGGATTACGTGTTGTCACGATGTCACGCACTTCAACACGTGAAAAATGTGTGTCAACGCGACACTCGTAACACCTTGAGCCTCAAAAGACAAGGTTTTAAAGATAGCATGTcataaaattgacgatgttgagatctcgaAACGAATAGGTAGCGGTAGGTCGAGGTGTAGCGCACGATATGAGCGTGGTCACACTCAATTTCCCCCCTCCTTTTCCCAAGTAATCCAGAAAGAGTTGCGTAAAACAGTCTTGATTGCAGCGGTTTCGCCGAAGGTGCAACTTGTTATGAGTATCAGAAGCATCCACCACACATCTGGGATTGTGCAGGTTGAGGAGCTCCTGCTGTTCATTT
Coding sequences within it:
- a CDS encoding hypothetical protein (NECATOR_CHRIV.G13582.T1) gives rise to the protein MSVSDFLIASVKLARIAGTSSIFVTRQSIKIPIRQTLTPMSRSPAQITGWRYLLRLRRFAPQILLPPSSDYSTPTKS